TTTATAGATTTCAGTTTTGAATTTATGTTTCCAAATAATTTAGTTAAGTTCTAGTATGTGCTTATGCTTGTGCACATgtagtttgtatgtgtgcatgtacatggtatgtaaatgtctgtgtgtatatggaTGTACATGGTGTGTGAATGtctatgtgtacatgtatttgcatTTGCCCTTGTGTTTGAAGTCCCTACAGGGGCAGTAAGCAACAAGAAGTGATGACAAGGAAGAAGCCTCAGTTGACCCCTGTCAACAGTCCCAAGTGTCCTGCAGACCAACATTTGACTGGAAAGTATGCTGGTACATGCTCACGCAGCTCATCAAATCTCAACGCCAACACACAGCATCGCCTAATGAGGTTCCAGGAGACTAGAAATTTTCATCATCTTTATGGAGCTTGTGAGCAGACTGGCACCATTGGTGAAGGCAAGCCTCAGATAGCTCCCACTAACCAAGAGCCTAAGTCAGCCCAAAGACATACCCTCCAGTCAAATAGTACACAAGGTCACAATCATGGATCATGCCTTGATCACTCTGTTCAGTCTTGTTCTCATGAAGCGAAACCTATTCAGCAGGATCAGTCTAAATCAGGGTCTGATCTGATGATGGTCCCTGAAGTTCATAAAGCCAGTCATTATGAAGCCTTACTAGGGTCTTCACCACATCAGGCCCTGATGAACATTGGCCAAGGTCACTATCAAGAGGTTAAGGACAGTGTAAGCCCAGCTTATTCCAGCCCTGCATATGCTGAACCATTTTTGATTGTGCCTGATTCTAGTGATTTAACAGCAGAGGACTTGGAAGAAAAGCGGCTCAAAGTAAAGGAATTAAAGGTTACAGACAAGCAGAAATCACATTCTGGTAAAACAAACAGGCGCCGGTCACGCAGTCTTGATGAAACATCTGTTTATGCTTTACCCTTGAAAAATGGACTAAAGGAAGGGTTGCACCCTCATTGGACAGTTTCAGAGGAGAACCTTCAGACATCTCCCCCACCTCTTCCACCTCGTCTCTACAATACAAAAGAAGTCAGCTGGAGCAGTGATGCATCAAACACCATCCCTGGCTTGAAACCTTCAGATCACATAAACCTTACAGACACTCCTTTAACCACCAAAAGTTCATCAAAAAAACGGTTCCTTCAGTTCCTGTGGTCCACAAAGTCAGAGCATGTAAACAAACCTCACAGCTTAAAAGTGGAGTCAGAGAAGAAACATTGCATCTTTACAGAAGATCAGGAGAAGCGAGACTGTGAATCATTCCCTCTAGTAAAAATGGACAAATCTCCAGTGCTGGGACGTCGTAACATGGTAGCATGTCATGAAGCAAAAGCAACTGGCAGAACTATAAAAGTGCTTACAAGCAACACCTGTGAGGGCAACAGTCATAGTAGGGCCACTATAAAATCTGATGGTTGTTTTGAGGACAATGTTTCTCAGGCTTGCTCATTGAGTAAAGCACAGAACTGCATCAGTCCTTCAAATCGGTCAAAATTAGATGAAAGAATCACACAGAGAAGAGATTCACCAGATAAAATGAGTGTTCCTCAAGTTTCTGGAGTGAAAACTCTTTCTAAGTCATCCTCTCGACGTAGGTCTAAAAGTATGGAGGATATTTCCTGTTCCTTGAAAGAAGCTGCAAAAGTTAATTTTGCATGGAGTGTGGTTCCCCAACACCTAAAGCAGAGAGAAAATCCCAAACTTTTTGATTCACCCCAGAAGCAGATGAGTAGCGATGAGAACAAAGACACTGCCAGCATTTGTGCTAGAGACAAATtacaaagaacaaacattttgcaAGATAAAGACCAGATGCCACAAAGAAAAATTCATGTATCACTTCATGAAGAACAGGATGTATCAGAAAGATTGAGAACTGTGCCACATGTTATATCTATGTTGCAAACAGCTGATGGCCGACTAAGTCATACCCAAGGTAAGGACGACATAATGGGGAAGTTGGAAGAGACAAAATCTAGCAGTAATGAGTTAGGCACCCTGAAGGAATTTGCCCAGCTGGACTCTTCGCCTAAAAGACTTGGCCAGGTGAAGAAAAGTTCCTCACAGGCAGAGATGGAATTTGATGAGCCATCTGAGCAGATGAAATACTTGCCACGAGATGCCTCTGTGATGCATCATAATGCAAGACTTGTTCAATCAGTGCATAGTAGCAGCAGGCATGCTAGCCCAGTTCTGCACACCAACAAACCGGCTGTTGGGACCTCAATGCACTGCATCAGTACACCCCATACCAGTAGCATGCCTCCTGACCCCAGTCTGTATGTAACAGGCATACCTGCTGAGCCCTCATTAAACAGCATTAGTAGACTCCACACCAGCAGTATTCCTGCTGATCCCAGTCTGCATGCCATCATCATACCCACTGAATCTTTATTGCAGAGCTTTGATAGACAACACAGCAATATGCCCTCTGACCCCATTCAGTTCACCACTACAACACTTGCAAGTCCCACAAAGGGCACAGCAGTCAAAGCAGGATTAGCTGCAAAAGCCAGGTCTGTGGATATTTCCCTGCACACTAATATCAGGTACACAGAGCCAGTGGAGAAGGCTACCACTACAATGTCTAGTGACCTGTTACTAACAAACACGACATCCAGTGATTCTATAGGCCTCGGAGGAAGTACAGATAATGCTGCTTTAGGGATCACCAGCATGTGTGATCAGCTATCGCTTACCAGCCCTATATCATCAGAAGTTAATTCTCCTAGTTCACTTTTACTGAAAAACAGTGGACCTGACCTGCTGCTTGCTAGGCTTCCTGATCCTGTGTTCACTCACCCAAGAACTCCTGAACCGGCCTTGTCCACAGGAACCAAGCTGGGTGACCCACAACGTCTTACAAGTGCCATCGGCCAACCGCTGCATTCATCACCAGTGAAAGGGACTTTTTCCACGTGGAATTCATCTGTTATCTCAAAAACTGTGAGCGCTGTCAAAACAGAAATCACAGCTTCTGGTCAAGCAGCTACAGTCTCCAGTCTTGAGGGGATCAGACAGGCCAAGGAAGATATACCATTTTGCCAGGCCGCCAGTCATGCCTTCTGTTCAACAGACACACATTTCCTCAAGCCTTCGTCACATCAGGTTGGCCAAGGCAATCACCTTGAAGGACCACCTGTCATACAGAAGCAGATCAATATGCTGAAGGAAACGGGTCCAAAATTCAATTCTGTTTGGTATCCAGGCTCTTTCAGTTCCATCGAACAAAGCACCAGTGCCATTAGCAACTCAGCTATTGCTGTTAGCAACTCCACCATCCAGTTATCAACGCTAAGCAAATGTCATCAAACCAACAGGAGAAGGTCACGAAGTGTAGGAGACTTGGCTACGGTTCAGATAGAAACCACTTCTGGATGTCAGGGTACACAAGGCGAAGCCTGTCAGGAGTCAGTTCCAAGTTTTTCCAGCCTGAAATCTTTCTGGagcaaacaaaaccaaactcAAGTAAAATCCAACAAACCCAGGCTTCCTCACTCACCCTCACCTTTATTAACAGCACCATCTTTTTTGTCACATGAAGTGCCTGCAGGTGTCTTAAGCAGGTCTACAGCTGATGATCAGAAAACGATGTCTTCTTGCATAAATCACCACGACAGTCAGATTGCTGCTGAAAGGCAAGCCAGAGCGCCGTTGTTCACCAGACAGAGTTCCTGCTCTGAAATGGCTTCCTTTTCTGAAGCGGTTTTTACATCAGCTGCCAGCTTGTCATTAAAGGCTCCCGTAGACAATGTGAACAATTcaaaaggtggtggtggtatttcCAGGGAAACGCCACCGACTTCAAATCAGCCTGGTAGCACATCAACCTCGGCTGTTTCTTCGTGCCAGAACTCTTGCCTTAAATGGAATTTTTCACTTTCGCCTTCCAAGAAAGCGGTCGATATGTTCCATGATGGTAACTTTCTGCATGAAGTTTACCCTGATTCACACCATGCATTGCGCCCTACTGACTTG
The sequence above is a segment of the Pomacea canaliculata isolate SZHN2017 linkage group LG6, ASM307304v1, whole genome shotgun sequence genome. Coding sequences within it:
- the LOC112565910 gene encoding mucin-12-like isoform X2 gives rise to the protein MPSRFNRRRSNLQDMNRLSTSCPVVDSPRLVSAEDSDSDSTESSDFEDRAATGIQQHWAQQSVRRDREKNLAHQRNMEQNKISMDDYFGKQAEFRIWLMEEQKKQYADLSSPKRRTYFKMFMRMWNKRSLPVKYFECRISKHVEDSASSPEFCEPHERILQLRPQDLNLFPRSPILDPSIFPHCVDLSDDSFSASTSSPFSTFGKSAATSLNFKPSFTSPLTRESKKNSDTNVKEGTYETKNSSSGSNKENAVTRFSHHVTAASRAPLRTAVISPSHKLLINSPYRGSKQQEVMTRKKPQLTPVNSPKCPADQHLTGKYAGTCSRSSSNLNANTQHRLMRFQETRNFHHLYGACEQTGTIGEGKPQIAPTNQEPKSAQRHTLQSNSTQGHNHGSCLDHSVQSCSHEAKPIQQDQSKSGSDLMMVPEVHKASHYEALLGSSPHQALMNIGQGHYQEVKDSVSPAYSSPAYAEPFLIVPDSSDLTAEDLEEKRLKVKELKVTDKQKSHSGKTNRRRSRSLDETSVYALPLKNGLKEGLHPHWTVSEENLQTSPPPLPPRLYNTKEVSWSSDASNTIPGLKPSDHINLTDTPLTTKSSSKKRFLQFLWSTKSEHVNKPHSLKVESEKKHCIFTEDQEKRDCESFPLVKMDKSPVLGRRNMVACHEAKATGRTIKVLTSNTCEGNSHSRATIKSDGCFEDNVSQACSLSKAQNCISPSNRSKLDERITQRRDSPDKMSVPQVSGVKTLSKSSSRRRSKSMEDISCSLKEAAKVNFAWSVVPQHLKQRENPKLFDSPQKQMSSDENKDTASICARDKLQRTNILQDKDQMPQRKIHVSLHEEQDVSERLRTVPHVISMLQTADGRLSHTQGKDDIMGKLEETKSSSNELGTLKEFAQLDSSPKRLGQVKKSSSQAEMEFDEPSEQMKYLPRDASVMHHNARLVQSVHSSSRHASPVLHTNKPAVGTSMHCISTPHTSSMPPDPSLYVTGIPAEPSLNSISRLHTSSIPADPSLHAIIIPTESLLQSFDRQHSNMPSDPIQFTTTTLASPTKGTAVKAGLAAKARSVDISLHTNIRYTEPVEKATTTMSSDLLLTNTTSSDSIGLGGSTDNAALGITSMCDQLSLTSPISSEVNSPSSLLLKNSGPDLLLARLPDPVFTHPRTPEPALSTGTKLGDPQRLTSAIGQPLHSSPVKGTFSTWNSSVISKTVSAVKTEITASGQAATVSSLEGIRQAKEDIPFCQAASHAFCSTDTHFLKPSSHQVGQGNHLEGPPVIQKQINMLKETGPKFNSVWYPGSFSSIEQSTSAISNSAIAVSNSTIQLSTLSKCHQTNRRRSRSVGDLATVQIETTSGCQGTQGEACQESVPSFSSLKSFWSKQNQTQVKSNKPRLPHSPSPLLTAPSFLSHEVPAGVLSRSTADDQKTMSSCINHHDSQIAAERQARAPLFTRQSSCSEMASFSEAVFTSAASLSLKAPVDNVNNSKGGGGISRETPPTSNQPGSTSTSAVSSCQNSCLKWNFSLSPSKKAVDMFHDGNFLHEVYPDSHHALRPTDLVTNPGPECSSPKHISASLERATDRAVHTFPLGTSPSHMKHEMPPILSAPSASLALCFSTLCQQTACAEGTPALSGQLPASVQGKTAFSMNGYKSPSKISSNHRLPSSVPKSDSPGKTSISRHEGTISLPQEPPTPDDGLVNPSPLSSKLSVSLGMTPSFQQNPDSSEKNMGFLAQMGPSLHEVPVTPEGDCNGRLRMSSSLTSSPSYLKTNSLPSSIDISEQSQGKAGSSEQGCNNAAKIPSVPFSPLLTHPYFHKDDFSEMTPSLLEVSLQNTSPFSDFVCRSPSKVPSSLSLPFLPETSDGIFSFRKTLSPSIQQNAVSVRDVPESEKVRSTLEKVFGCEEQMVSRPNQETPTVSKNERVMSGHSQETPTDGRREQTVPEHGQETPNNDKREHVRETTGDGATLPVQRSPFITTRRSSTPRNKQVPCWEDRKESVSPNPNTFGAGNFFDSGTNVSQSSGLPTTPKTRSATLSSTVNAAQTVEQTIHRTGKRQEKGSIFCSSLQFSPGAKPSPPPKPPKPLASYQTRKPAGAHSVSNFAFKATFQTVTGQGHSRGRCGQPVTPIRGQQRQSQEQNTREDMRKDEQKVGMLVEQEGANSSGMSIRDNFQWPRVQQLASGQTVSIAPSKRRSSGRTAVPSVLGRCSSSRLAEGSSSARRRSSGRIAKTPAATPQEGKAGAELEEGSKASRRENACVVPELVVYHCSPGARLAETRRRSNGRQGVTKVGSFRDSPEVMRVTSQTKRRSSGAHATDVRRSGSLARRRSSGRQDAALVATSRGGTPLRTVKKRSSGRVSTAGTPSAARRRSGFACGGLGAGVGLKSFGIANSGPGGAASKGKSRGNPRQSPTFIRIMRRLHTDEFDNSDDEDSNDDTKRSGETAISDNLSLEGNGMGSKCQEANLPLDDVQFATASAPYKTGCPTDEVLLETDIDAVADETVFSNDGRVETVSSRMVTMV
- the LOC112565910 gene encoding mucin-12-like isoform X3, producing the protein MPRFNRRRSNLQDMNRLSTSCPVVDSPRLVSAEDSDSDSTESSDFEDRAATGIQQHWAQQSVRRDREKNLAHQRNMEQNKISMDDYFGKQAEFRIWLMEEQKKQYADLSSPKRRTYFKMFMRMWNKRSLPVKYFECRISKHVEDSASSPEFCEPHERILQLRPQDLNLFPRSPILDPSIFPHCVDLSDDSFSASTSSPFSTFGKSAATSLNFKPSFTSPLTRESKKNSDTNVKEGTYETKNSSSGSNKENAVTRFSHHVTAASRAPLRTAVISPSHKLLINSPYRGSKQQEVMTRKKPQLTPVNSPKCPADQHLTGKYAGTCSRSSSNLNANTQHRLMRFQETRNFHHLYGACEQTGTIGEGKPQIAPTNQEPKSAQRHTLQSNSTQGHNHGSCLDHSVQSCSHEAKPIQQDQSKSGSDLMMVPEVHKASHYEALLGSSPHQALMNIGQGHYQEVKDSVSPAYSSPAYAEPFLIVPDSSDLTAEDLEEKRLKVKELKVTDKQKSHSGKTNRRRSRSLDETSVYALPLKNGLKEGLHPHWTVSEENLQTSPPPLPPRLYNTKEVSWSSDASNTIPGLKPSDHINLTDTPLTTKSSSKKRFLQFLWSTKSEHVNKPHSLKVESEKKHCIFTEDQEKRDCESFPLVKMDKSPVLGRRNMVACHEAKATGRTIKVLTSNTCEGNSHSRATIKSDGCFEDNVSQACSLSKAQNCISPSNRSKLDERITQRRDSPDKMSVPQVSGVKTLSKSSSRRRSKSMEDISCSLKEAAKVNFAWSVVPQHLKQRENPKLFDSPQKQMSSDENKDTASICARDKLQRTNILQDKDQMPQRKIHVSLHEEQDVSERLRTVPHVISMLQTADGRLSHTQGKDDIMGKLEETKSSSNELGTLKEFAQLDSSPKRLGQVKKSSSQAEMEFDEPSEQMKYLPRDASVMHHNARLVQSVHSSSRHASPVLHTNKPAVGTSMHCISTPHTSSMPPDPSLYVTGIPAEPSLNSISRLHTSSIPADPSLHAIIIPTESLLQSFDRQHSNMPSDPIQFTTTTLASPTKGTAVKAGLAAKARSVDISLHTNIRYTEPVEKATTTMSSDLLLTNTTSSDSIGLGGSTDNAALGITSMCDQLSLTSPISSEVNSPSSLLLKNSGPDLLLARLPDPVFTHPRTPEPALSTGTKLGDPQRLTSAIGQPLHSSPVKGTFSTWNSSVISKTVSAVKTEITASGQAATVSSLEGIRQAKEDIPFCQAASHAFCSTDTHFLKPSSHQVGQGNHLEGPPVIQKQINMLKETGPKFNSVWYPGSFSSIEQSTSAISNSAIAVSNSTIQLSTLSKCHQTNRRRSRSVGDLATVQIETTSGCQGTQGEACQESVPSFSSLKSFWSKQNQTQVKSNKPRLPHSPSPLLTAPSFLSHEVPAGVLSRSTADDQKTMSSCINHHDSQIAAERQARAPLFTRQSSCSEMASFSEAVFTSAASLSLKAPVDNVNNSKGGGGISRETPPTSNQPGSTSTSAVSSCQNSCLKWNFSLSPSKKAVDMFHDGNFLHEVYPDSHHALRPTDLVTNPGPECSSPKHISASLERATDRAVHTFPLGTSPSHMKHEMPPILSAPSASLALCFSTLCQQTACAEGTPALSGQLPASVQGKTAFSMNGYKSPSKISSNHRLPSSVPKSDSPGKTSISRHEGTISLPQEPPTPDDGLVNPSPLSSKLSVSLGMTPSFQQNPDSSEKNMGFLAQMGPSLHEVPVTPEGDCNGRLRMSSSLTSSPSYLKTNSLPSSIDISEQSQGKAGSSEQGCNNAAKIPSVPFSPLLTHPYFHKDDFSEMTPSLLEVSLQNTSPFSDFVCRSPSKVPSSLSLPFLPETSDGIFSFRKTLSPSIQQNAVSVRDVPESEKVRSTLEKVFGCEEQMVSRPNQETPTVSKNERVMSGHSQETPTDGRREQTVPEHGQETPNNDKREHVRETTGDGATLPVQRSPFITTRRSSTPRNKQVPCWEDRKESVSPNPNTFGAGNFFDSGTNVSQSSGLPTTPKTRSATLSSTVNAAQTVEQTIHRTGKRQEKGSIFCSSLQFSPGAKPSPPPKPPKPLASYQTRKPAGAHSVSNFAFKATFQTVTGQGHSRGRCGQPVTPIRGQQRQSQEQNTREDMRKDEQKVGMLVEQEGANSSGMSIRDNFQWPRVQQLASGQTVSIAPSKRRSSGRTAVPSVLGRCSSSRLAEGSSSARRRSSGRIAKTPAATPQEGKAGAELEEGSKASRRENACVVPELVVYHCSPGARLAETRRRSNGRQGVTKVGSFRDSPEVMRVTSQTKRRSSGAHATDVRRSGSLARRRSSGRQDAALVATSRGGTPLRTVKKRSSGRVSTAGTPSAARRRSGFACGGLGAGVGLKSFGIANSGPGGAASKGKSRGNPRQSPTFIRIMRRLHTDEFDNSDDEDSNDDTKRSGETAISDNLSLEGNGMGSKCQEANLPLDDVQFATASAPYKTGCPTDEVLLETDIDAVADETVFSNDGRVETVSSRMVTMV